One Amycolatopsis thermophila DNA segment encodes these proteins:
- a CDS encoding PASTA domain-containing protein, with product MRNRAVERTGRRWSWAVTLPLLAIVTACGATPSAPVGGTASSPAATPPAPVSAPPAPAGSAELVTVPDVSGMNHQQAQDTMQAAGLYNLREVDGKGLGRTLVVDRNWVQVGQDPPAGTKVTPDTVITLTAIKYTDD from the coding sequence GTGCGGAACAGAGCGGTGGAGCGGACCGGGCGGAGGTGGAGCTGGGCGGTCACCCTCCCGCTCCTCGCGATCGTCACCGCGTGCGGGGCCACGCCCTCGGCCCCGGTGGGAGGGACCGCGAGCAGCCCGGCGGCGACACCGCCCGCGCCGGTTTCGGCACCCCCGGCTCCGGCCGGCTCCGCCGAGCTGGTCACCGTGCCGGACGTGTCCGGTATGAACCACCAGCAGGCCCAGGACACCATGCAGGCGGCCGGTCTGTACAACCTGCGCGAGGTCGACGGGAAGGGGCTGGGCCGGACGCTCGTCGTCGACCGGAACTGGGTCCAGGTGGGTCAGGACCCGCCGGCGGGCACCAAGGTCACGCCGGACACGGTGATCACCTTGACGGCGATCAAGTACACCGACGACTGA